One part of the Thermodesulfovibrio sp. 3462-1 genome encodes these proteins:
- a CDS encoding regulatory protein RecX encodes MKNRNNEVLKCALRLITKKDRTEAELKDRLYRKGFSQMDIDDAVAYLKQNGFIDDSRFIQKAEKIAQDRFLGNMGLKNYFTRRGIDKELLDSIPEIDEFSLAQKLIQRKIHLIKNDPEDKKMAKIAGFLLRRGFSWDTINKFLNEKFPGDIESQDNDNLKEELK; translated from the coding sequence GTGAAAAATCGGAACAATGAAGTATTAAAATGTGCATTGAGGTTAATTACAAAAAAAGATAGAACAGAGGCTGAATTAAAAGATAGACTTTACAGAAAAGGATTTTCTCAAATGGATATTGATGATGCGGTTGCCTATTTAAAGCAGAATGGATTTATAGATGACAGTAGATTTATCCAGAAAGCAGAAAAAATTGCACAAGACAGATTTCTTGGTAATATGGGTTTAAAAAACTACTTTACAAGAAGGGGCATTGATAAAGAATTACTTGACAGCATTCCGGAAATAGACGAATTTTCCCTTGCTCAGAAACTTATCCAGAGAAAAATTCATTTAATAAAAAATGATCCAGAGGATAAAAAAATGGCTAAAATAGCAGGATTTCTTCTCAGAAGAGGATTTTCATGGGACACTATAAATAAATTTTTGAATGAAAAATTCCCCGGAGATATAGAGTCTCAAGACAATGACAATTTAAAGGAGGAGTTGAAATGA
- the recA gene encoding recombinase RecA, which yields MNKEKLKALEIAISQIERNFGKGAIMRLGTKAQAEGISVIPTGSISLDIATGVGGYPRGRVIEIFGPESSGKTTLALHAIAEAQRLGGVAAFIDAEHALDVNYASKLGVDVENLLISQPDTGEQALEVTETLVRSGAVDIIVIDSVAALVPKAEIEGEMGDSLPGLQARLMSQALRKLTAAISKSQTVVIFINQLRQKIGVMFGNPETTPGGTALKFYASMRLDIRKTDTLKEGQDTTGGRVRVKIVKNKVAPPFKEAHFDIYFNEGISKTGEVLDLAVEKGIIEKSGAWYSYNGTRFAQGRENAKEYLKSHPEIFNEIYSKVMDAYGLKPKVIEGEKSEQ from the coding sequence ATGAATAAGGAGAAATTAAAGGCATTGGAGATTGCTATATCCCAGATTGAGAGAAATTTTGGCAAGGGCGCAATAATGCGTCTTGGAACAAAGGCTCAAGCAGAAGGAATAAGTGTAATTCCTACAGGTTCAATATCCCTTGATATAGCAACAGGTGTTGGAGGATATCCACGCGGAAGAGTTATAGAAATTTTTGGGCCTGAATCTTCAGGTAAAACAACCCTTGCACTCCATGCAATTGCAGAAGCTCAGAGGCTTGGAGGTGTTGCAGCATTTATAGATGCTGAGCATGCCCTTGATGTGAATTACGCTTCAAAATTAGGTGTTGATGTGGAAAATTTACTAATAAGCCAGCCTGATACTGGAGAGCAAGCTCTGGAAGTAACAGAAACCCTTGTCCGAAGCGGAGCAGTTGACATTATTGTTATTGACTCAGTTGCTGCTCTTGTTCCAAAGGCTGAAATTGAAGGAGAAATGGGAGATTCTCTTCCAGGTCTTCAGGCAAGGCTTATGAGTCAGGCTTTAAGAAAGCTTACAGCAGCTATATCAAAGTCTCAGACAGTTGTTATTTTCATAAATCAGCTCAGACAGAAAATTGGAGTAATGTTTGGAAATCCAGAGACAACTCCTGGAGGAACCGCACTAAAATTTTATGCTTCAATGAGGCTGGATATAAGAAAAACAGACACATTAAAAGAAGGACAGGATACAACAGGTGGTAGAGTAAGAGTTAAAATTGTGAAAAATAAAGTAGCACCGCCATTCAAAGAGGCTCACTTTGATATTTACTTTAATGAAGGAATATCAAAGACAGGCGAGGTTCTTGATCTTGCAGTGGAAAAAGGAATTATTGAAAAATCTGGAGCATGGTACAGTTACAACGGAACAAGATTTGCTCAGGGTAGAGAAAATGCTAAAGAATATTTAAAAAGTCATCCAGAAATCTTCAATGAAATTTATTCCAAAGTTATGGATGCTTATGGATTAAAGCCAAAGGTCATAGAAGGTGAAAAATCGGAACAATGA
- the thpR gene encoding RNA 2',3'-cyclic phosphodiesterase: protein MRLFIAIELPQQVREFLADLTNFKSSIDGVNIVPKENFHITLKFLGEVEEKIIPSLTYTLKSLSNEFSNFTLKITTPGVFPDKIKPRVIWIGTENTEILKRLTKRIDEETSSLGFQREERQFKSHITLARVKNYRNGKYFFEKILKKFSEKSFDFQFEVKEFVLMKSILTPKGSIYSVLERFPLLK from the coding sequence ATGCGTCTTTTTATAGCAATAGAACTTCCTCAGCAAGTTAGAGAATTTCTTGCAGACTTGACTAATTTCAAATCATCAATTGATGGAGTTAATATTGTTCCGAAAGAAAATTTTCATATTACATTAAAATTTCTTGGTGAAGTTGAAGAAAAAATTATCCCTTCTTTAACATACACTTTGAAATCCTTATCAAATGAGTTTTCTAATTTTACATTGAAAATTACTACTCCTGGAGTTTTCCCGGATAAAATAAAACCAAGAGTCATATGGATTGGCACAGAAAATACAGAGATACTTAAGAGATTAACAAAAAGGATTGACGAGGAGACTTCCAGTCTTGGTTTTCAAAGGGAAGAAAGACAATTTAAGTCTCACATAACCTTAGCAAGAGTGAAGAATTACAGGAATGGGAAATATTTTTTTGAGAAGATTTTAAAGAAATTTTCTGAAAAGTCTTTTGATTTTCAATTTGAGGTTAAAGAGTTTGTTTTAATGAAAAGCATATTGACTCCAAAAGGTTCAATTTATTCAGTTTTGGAGAGATTTCCTTTGCTCAAATAG